A DNA window from Hordeum vulgare subsp. vulgare chromosome 1H, MorexV3_pseudomolecules_assembly, whole genome shotgun sequence contains the following coding sequences:
- the LOC123451228 gene encoding tyrosine N-monooxygenase-like, with protein MTMVAALGLCSSSFFHVVVMVAVMYVVRRLCSSAPGALPPGPCPWPVVGSLPELKLFNKLPAFRWIHQVMEKMNTDIACFRLGGVHVIPITCPRIAREVLKKQDEIFASRPETFASCVASGGYVEAALAPFGVQSTKMRRVLTSDIISPSRHKWLHDKRVEEADNISWYIYNLTGGEEGGNVDVRHLSRHYCGNVIRRLLFGTRYFGEAGHGGGPGKLEMEHMDASFAAQGILYSFCISDYLPSLLGLDLDGHEKIVKDANAVLDRLHDGVIDERWKQWKAGERGEVQDFLDVLITRRDPRLTMEEVKAQAKLINLAAVDNPSNAAEWALAEMVKNPELLGRAAEELDRVVGRERQVQESDIPQLNYVKACIREAFRLHPIAPFNVPHVALADTVVAGYRVPKGSHVLLSRLGLGRNPAIWNDPLRFNPDRHLEGAGGNLELTENELRFISFSTGRRGCVAPMLGTAMTVMLFGRLLHGFTWSKPAEMPDIQLTESHNDLSMAKPLVLHAKPRLPLHLYRP; from the exons ATGACAATGGTAGCTGCGCTGGggctctgctcctcctccttcttccatgtggtggtgatggtggccgTAATGTACGTGGTCCGGAGGCTGTGCTCATCCGCACCCGGGGCGCTCCCTCCGGGGCCGTGCCCGTGGCCGGTGGTAGGTAGCCTCCCGGAGCTCAAGTTATTTAACAAGCTGCCGGCGTTCCGGTGGATCCATCAGGTGATGGAGAAGATGAACACCGACATCGCCTGCTTCCGCCTCGGCGGCGTCCACGTCATCCCGATCACGTGCCCTCGTATCGCCAGGGAGGTGCTCAAGAAGCAGGACGAGATCTTCGCGTCCCGCCCGGAGACGTTCGCGTCGTGCGTGGCCAGCGGAGGCTACGTGGAGGCGGCGCTGGCGCCGTTCGGCGTGCAGTCCACCAAGATGCGGCGGGTGCTCACCTCCGACATCATCTCCCCGTCCCGTCACAAGTGGCTCCACGACAAACGCGTCGAGGAGGCCGACAACATCTCGTGGTACATTTACAACCTCACCGGCGGTGAGGAGGGCGGCAACGTGGACGTAAGGCACCTCTCGCGGCACTACTGCGGCAACGTCATACGCCGGCTCCTCTTTGGCACGCGCTACTTCGGGGAAGCCGGCCACGGCGGCGGCCCCGGGAAGCTGGAGATGGAGCACATGGACGCCTCCTTCGCCGCGCAGGGGATCCTCTACTCCTTCTGCATCAGCGACTACCTGCCGTCGCTACTGGGGCTGGACCTGGACGGCCACGAAAAGATTGTCAAGGACGCTAACGCGGTGCTGGACAGACTGCATGACGGGGTCATCGACGAGCGGTGGAAGCAGTGGAAGGCCGGCGAGAGGGGAGAGGTGCAGGACTTCCTCGACGTGCTCATCACACGTAGAGACCCTAGATTGACCATGGAGGAGGTGAaggcgcaggccaag CTCATCAACCTGGCGGCGGTGGACAACCCATCCAACGCCGCAGAGTGGGCGCTGGCGGAGATGGTGAAGAATCCGGAGCTGCtggggcgggcggcggaggagctgGACCGGGTGGTGGGGAGGGAGCGGCAGGTGCAGGAGTCGGACATCCCCCAACTCAACTACGTCAAGGCCTGCATCCGGGAGGCGTTCAGACTGCACCCCATCGCCCCCTTCAACGTGCCGCACGTCGCCCTCGCCGACACCGTCGTCGCCGGCTACCGCGTGCCCAAGGGCAGCCACGTCCTCCTCAGCCGCCTCGGCCTCGGCCGGAACCCGGCCATCTGGAACGACCCGCTCCGCTTCAACCCCGACCGCCATCTGGAAGGAGCAGGCGGCAACCTGGAGCTCACCGAGAACGAGCTGCGCTTCATCTCCTTCAGTACAGGCCGCCGCGGCTGCGTCGCCCCCATGCTCGGCACGGCCATGACCGTAATGCTTTTCGGCAGGCTCCTCCATGGCTTCACCTGGTCTAAGCCGGCGGAGATGCCGGATATTCAGCTCACCGAGTCCCACAACGACCTCTCCATGGCTAAGCCGCTGGTGCTTCACGCCAAGCCACGCCTGCCGCTGCACCTCTACCGCCCGTGA